The sequence TGTCGGCTGTGGCGCTGGTGCCGGCATCGCGCGTCGGAGCCCCGGTGGCCGGTTGCGAACCTGAAAAGGCCCAGGCCGACAGGGCGAGGGTGGCGACCCCGGCGAGCATCCAGTGTGTGCGAGTCATGCGGCGAACTCCTTCGGAGTGAGAAGACCGTCTTCAATGCGGACCGTGCGATCCCCGTAGGGGAAGGTCCGCGAGTCGTGGGTGACGATGACGACCGCGCGGCCGTCGTTGGAGGCGAGGCTGCGGAGCAGCTCGAGGATGCGCTGGCCGGAATCGTGATCGAGGGCGGCCGTGGGTTCGTCGGCGAGAATGATGCCGGGAGCGCCGACGAGCGAGCGGGCGATCGCCACGCGTTGTTTCTGACCGCCGCTCAAGTCACGCGGGAGTGAACGCGCCTTGTCGGCCAGCCCGACCGCGTCGAGTGCGCGCAGCGCTTTGGCCATCGCAGGGGCGCCGCGTTCGCCGCGCACATCGAGCGCGATCGCGACGTTCTCCACGGCTGTCAACGCAGGGAACAGATTGAAGCCTTGGAACACGAAGCCGAGGTGGGCGAGTCGCACGGCTGGCAGGTCACGCTCGGGCAGTTGTGCGATGTCGCGGCCGGCAATCTCCACGCGCCCGGACGTGGCCCGCAGAATCGCGCCCATGATCGACAGCAGTGTTGTTTTGCCCGACCCGGAGGGGCCGACCATCAGCAGCACTTCACCGGGGTTGGCCTCCAGGTCCACACCCTTCAGTGCGGAGAATGCGGTGGCGCCTTCGCCGTAGACCTTGGTGACACC comes from Acidobacteriota bacterium and encodes:
- a CDS encoding ABC transporter ATP-binding protein, giving the protein MATGIRVAGVTKVYGEGATAFSALKGVDLEANPGEVLLMVGPSGSGKTTLLSIMGAILRATSGRVEIAGRDIAQLPERDLPAVRLAHLGFVFQGFNLFPALTAVENVAIALDVRGERGAPAMAKALRALDAVGLADKARSLPRDLSGGQKQRVAIARSLVGAPGIILADEPTAALDHDSGQRILELLRSLASNDGRAVVIVTHDSRTFPYGDRTVRIEDGLLTPKEFAA